From the genome of Chanos chanos chromosome 5, fChaCha1.1, whole genome shotgun sequence, one region includes:
- the tha1 gene encoding threonine aldolase 1, whose product MQKISKTVVISCRVLRHHMKSGATAYKHGRAFSMASVKCYYETAKSADCRSPAAVRTIDLRSDTVTKPGPVMRRAMAEAEVGDDVFGEDPSVNELQKMAADIFGMEAALYVPTGTMSNLIAVMVHCRERGDEMIVGDLSHLHVYEQGGSAQLAGVHSTTVSNLADGTFDLEQLESKIRHGYPDPHYPRSRLVCVENTHNIQGGRVLPLSFLRELRFLAEKYGLMVHMDGARVMNAAAALGVQPSAILEHCHTVSVCLSKGLGAPVGTILGGPKDFIQRAVRARKALGGGMRQSGILAAAGKIALSDMIGRLEEDHRNARTFAEALLQCDPPLYQVDLATVETNILRFRVCDSWLSPAEFCRRMATVGEGEEKALGQGVQVLMFPHVGGSVRAVWHLGITEDDTQLAIQKARSVAQQFAQQRARSQ is encoded by the exons ATGCAGAAGATCTCTAAAACAGTAGTTATTTCGTGTCGTGTGCTTCGGCACCACATGAAAAGTGGAGCGACAGCATATAAACATGGCCGTGCCTTCAGTATGGCTTCGGTGAAATGCTATTATGAAACTGCAAAGTCTGCAGACTGCAGGTCGCCGGCAGCTGTCCGTACGATTGACCTCCGCAGCGACACTGTCACCAAACCGGGACCGGTAATGCGCCGAGCCATGGCGGAGGCCGAAGTTGGCGACGATGTGTTCGGCGAAGATCCCTCTGTCAATG AGCTTCAGAAAATGGCAGCTGATATTTTTGGCATGGAAGCAGCCCTGTATGTCCCCACAGGAACGATGAGTAATCTAATTGCAG tcatggTGCACTGTCGGGAGAGAGGAGACGAAATGATCGTAGGAGATTTGTCTCACCTGCATGTCTACGAGCAGGGGGGGAGTGCACAG TTAGCTGGGGTCCACTCCACGACAGTGAGTAATTTGGCGGACGGAACATTTGACCTGGAGCAGCTGGAGTCCAAAATCCGGCATGGCTACCCAGATCCGCATTATCCGCGCTCACGTCTCGTCTGTGTGGAAAACACTCACAACATCCAAGGAGGACGTGTTCTGCCCTTGTCTTTCTTAAGGGAG CTGCGTTTCCTGGCAGAGAAGTACGGCCTGATGGTGCATATGGATGGCGCGAGAGTGATGAATGCGGCCGCGGCGCTTGGAGTCCAGCCGTCCGCCATCCTAGAGCACTGCCACACAGTCAGCGTGTGTCTGTCCAAG GGATTGGGGGCACCGGTTGGCACAATTCTTGGAGGACCCAAAGACTTCATCCAGAGAGCAGTCCGTGCCCGCAAAGCCCTTGGCGGGGGCATGCGCCAGTCAGGTATCCTGGCAGCGGCGGGTAAAATCGCTCTGTCCGACATGATTGGCAGATTGGAGGAAGACCACAGAAATGCCAGGACCTTTGCCGAAG ctCTGCTGCAGTGTGACCCGCCGCTGTACCAGGTGGACCTGGCCACGGTGGAAACAAACATCCTTCGGTTCCGTGTGTGCGACTCCTGGCTGAGTCCGGCCGAGTTCTGCCGTCGCATGGCCACGGTGGgtgagggggaggagaaggCGTTGGGGCAAGGTGTTCAGGTTCTGATGTTCCCTCACGTTGGAGGCTCGGTGAGAGCTGTGTGGCACCTGGGCATCACAGAGGACGACACTCAGCTGGCGATTCAGAAAGCCCGCTCTGTGGCCCAGCAGTTTGCTCAGCAGAGAGCACGGTCCCAGTAA
- the tmem235b gene encoding transmembrane protein 235: protein MKIAFGFVVVAAGFAGILSFSFLALAIGSEYWYVIEDNRPNHTDIEDSNSHGGLWGVSDGKSFSTEDPFRYSESVRHMDNMHSVIAVLLPLSLVLLVFGGICGLVSSLARSRVLLTGSASYFLLCSLLTLSGVSLYISYSQQLLVETEKRVGAEQMAHVNTSFGWSLGMAWLSFILEVLTGLLLLLASRLAQITQYQESVAPI, encoded by the exons ATGAAAATAGCTTTTGGATTTGTAGTTGTCGCGGCTGGGTTTGCGGGAATACTAAGTTTCAGTTTTCTCGCTCTTGCAATTGGGAGTGAATACTGGTACGTTATAGAGGACAACAGACCAAATCACACGGACATTGAAGACTCCAACTCTCACGGTGGACTGTGGGGAGTTAGCGACGGTAAGTCC TTTTCTACTGAGGATCCCTTCAGGTACTCAGAATCAGTAAGGCATATGGACA ACATGCACAGTGTTATTGCGGTGCTTCTGCCCCTCAGTCTGGTGCTCCTGGTGTTCGGGGGGATCTGTGGTCTCGTCAGCTCATTGGCCAGAAGCCGTGTTCTACTCACAGGCTCAGCCTCCTACTTTCTGCTCTGCA gctTACTCACGCTGTCTGGAGTCAGTCTGTACATCAGTTACTCTCAGCAGTTGctggtggagacagagaagcgAGTGGGGGCAGAGCAAATGGCTCACGTGAACACGTCCTTCGGCTGGTCTCTGGGCATGGCCTGGCTCTCCTTCATCCTGGAGGTCCTCACtggcctgctgctgctgctggcatCCAGACTGGCACAGATCACCCAGTACCAGGAGTCTGTGGCACCCATATAA